From Microcystis aeruginosa NIES-2549, a single genomic window includes:
- a CDS encoding DNA cytosine methyltransferase, which yields MDVKQLKVIDLFAGAGGFGLGFKLAGYDLLCSLEFDQWACDTLRENDKQQVVVEKDIRDFQAPDEIKSVCSITPDLIIGGPPCQGFSIAGPAQKDPKDPRNSLFVDFARWVEYLQPTAFVMENVKGLLSRNNAAHERVIDIIQNTFENIGYSVELWVLNAANFGVPQTRERIFIVGNNLGIDKIGEPQINHNLDITGYPEQNEQLSSFPKGEFSLVPAITLWDAISDLPNLQASEGCEVQAYLHRPTNSYQEWARENSNVLFNHVAMNHSPRLVERFKHIGWGESSADVPPEHMPRTRNGNGNLSHQAYDQNNRRLHPYKPSHTIAASFYANFIHPFQHRNITAREGARLQSFPDWYRFMGKKTTPSHKLLKREGRLEDAHLCQYNQIGNAVPPLLARAIAIHLRKELFDVSTRFQSASKRSTSDEILGRREPSIPR from the coding sequence ATGGATGTAAAGCAGTTAAAGGTGATCGACCTTTTTGCGGGTGCGGGTGGGTTTGGTCTAGGGTTTAAGTTGGCTGGGTATGATTTATTATGCTCGCTGGAATTTGATCAATGGGCTTGTGATACCTTAAGAGAGAATGATAAACAGCAGGTTGTTGTAGAGAAAGATATTCGTGATTTCCAAGCACCTGATGAAATCAAGTCTGTTTGTTCTATTACGCCTGACTTAATCATTGGAGGGCCACCTTGTCAAGGCTTTAGTATTGCTGGTCCAGCGCAAAAAGATCCAAAGGATCCTCGAAACAGCTTGTTTGTTGATTTTGCTCGATGGGTTGAATATTTACAACCTACAGCCTTTGTAATGGAGAATGTAAAAGGGTTATTGTCACGAAACAATGCGGCACATGAGCGCGTGATAGACATTATCCAAAACACATTTGAAAATATTGGTTACAGTGTAGAACTTTGGGTATTGAATGCCGCCAATTTCGGTGTGCCTCAAACTAGGGAAAGAATATTCATTGTTGGAAACAATTTAGGTATAGATAAAATCGGGGAACCCCAAATAAACCATAATCTAGATATCACAGGTTATCCAGAACAAAATGAACAATTATCATCATTCCCAAAGGGAGAATTTTCTCTTGTCCCCGCGATAACTTTGTGGGACGCAATATCTGACTTGCCAAATCTACAAGCTAGTGAAGGGTGCGAGGTGCAGGCATATTTGCATAGACCGACAAATTCTTATCAGGAATGGGCAAGAGAAAATTCTAATGTGCTGTTCAATCATGTAGCAATGAATCATTCACCTCGTCTGGTCGAAAGATTCAAACATATAGGATGGGGGGAATCAAGCGCAGATGTCCCTCCAGAACACATGCCACGCACACGTAACGGCAATGGCAATCTGTCTCATCAGGCTTATGACCAGAACAATCGCAGGTTGCATCCTTATAAACCGTCTCATACCATTGCCGCTTCTTTCTATGCCAACTTTATACATCCTTTTCAACACAGAAATATTACGGCACGAGAAGGAGCACGCCTTCAATCATTCCCTGATTGGTACAGATTTATGGGCAAGAAAACAACTCCTTCCCATAAATTACTAAAACGCGAAGGGCGGTTGGAAGATGCCCATTTATGCCAATATAACCAAATAGGCAATGCCGTTCCACCTTTGTTAGCTAGAGCGATAGCAATTCATTTACGCAAGGAGTTGTTTGATGTTAGTACACGGTTCCAATCTGCTTCAAAAAGAAGCACATCAGACGAAATACTTGGACGCAGAGAGCCGTCAATACCTCGCTGA
- a CDS encoding Bpu10I family restriction endonuclease, whose amino-acid sequence MLVHGSNLLQKEAHQTKYLDAESRQYLAEIREKYNAWHLANAQLIGPSAKCLDQDQEIVQQRVVLLEEYKDFLDQQHYAEKFDSRSNLHSSVLEEFLYYLFRDLVADFGKNALIGKSHAFKDIFFTPPNYQGMMERAHARIERKDHDFVIGVTISANLDLKTNRDHEKDGQLRIAEEPGEYTARWQENSEIHYFDIAAVAIECKTYLDKTMLEGSSRAAEQLKARNPNSLYIVVMEWLKLTSAVNLHKYEVDQIYVFRKQKNTDREFRFAGSYHKKPIDPNVVWHLYKTVRNHLTKDWEGGVEQGLERGWLL is encoded by the coding sequence ATGTTAGTACACGGTTCCAATCTGCTTCAAAAAGAAGCACATCAGACGAAATACTTGGACGCAGAGAGCCGTCAATACCTCGCTGAGATTAGAGAAAAATACAATGCTTGGCATCTAGCCAATGCCCAGTTAATTGGGCCATCTGCGAAGTGCCTAGATCAGGATCAAGAAATAGTTCAACAACGTGTTGTTCTGCTTGAAGAGTATAAAGATTTTCTTGATCAACAACATTATGCAGAAAAGTTTGACTCTCGCTCTAATCTTCATTCCTCTGTTCTGGAAGAATTTTTGTACTACTTGTTCCGGGATTTAGTAGCAGACTTTGGGAAAAACGCACTTATCGGCAAATCCCATGCCTTCAAGGACATATTTTTTACCCCACCTAATTATCAAGGTATGATGGAACGTGCTCATGCTCGCATTGAGCGCAAAGATCATGACTTTGTAATTGGGGTAACCATATCGGCAAACCTTGATTTGAAGACAAATCGCGACCATGAAAAGGATGGGCAATTGAGAATTGCAGAGGAACCGGGCGAATATACTGCGCGTTGGCAAGAAAACTCTGAAATACACTACTTTGATATAGCTGCTGTAGCTATTGAATGCAAAACGTATCTGGATAAGACAATGCTTGAAGGGTCATCGCGTGCTGCTGAACAATTGAAAGCTCGTAACCCTAATTCTTTGTACATAGTTGTCATGGAATGGCTTAAGCTTACCAGTGCCGTCAATCTCCACAAGTATGAGGTTGATCAAATATACGTTTTTCGGAAACAGAAAAACACAGACAGGGAATTTCGATTTGCTGGCAGTTACCACAAGAAACCTATTGATCCCAATGTCGTATGGCATCTGTATAAAACTGTCCGCAATCACCTTACAAAAGATTGGGAAGGTGGGGTAGAACAAGGATTAGAGCGGGGGTGGTTACTCTAG
- a CDS encoding AccI family restriction endonuclease has protein sequence MALVSNDNNDGNNFSIERDVKNQGKTTIKINGQIGKEVIGKIDMPEHKSARKELDRVRLLFYVTFAGGKGYLDNKIFLRDVINA, from the coding sequence TTGGCACTGGTTTCAAACGATAACAATGATGGAAATAATTTTTCAATAGAAAGAGATGTAAAAAATCAAGGTAAAACTACGATCAAGATCAATGGGCAAATTGGAAAAGAAGTCATTGGAAAAATTGATATGCCTGAACACAAATCAGCTAGGAAAGAATTAGACCGAGTACGTCTGCTTTTTTATGTGACTTTTGCAGGCGGCAAGGGATACCTTGATAATAAAATATTTCTAAGGGATGTTATTAATGCGTGA
- a CDS encoding HsdM family class I SAM-dependent methyltransferase produces the protein MRELKYIAETPLNHRKDYGQFFTPMCVARLMVQWVLKDNPETVLDPAFGLGVFYDEAIKIPSGNQVHFIGYEIDRNIFEFLNRNGDSPYLRVINSDYLEAETEKFDGIICNPPYMRFQKFLKRHDILPKIEEKIGKKLIGYSNISSVFLVKSLRELKINGNLAYIMPFEFFNTGYGQEIKKSLLENHLLKQIIIFDNEKEIFPEATTTVCVLLCKNDGKKETIKILQIKKSDEIDKISDISKFYQWEIEPSNLPYNQKWTPIISSLFTEQVSPNGFCKLSLYGTFTRGIATGANEFFALKKSKIEQRKLSDNNICKCITKSSQIRKAIFTEHDFNILYNEDKPVHCLDVKDHDNSEIRNYIKEGEKLGYHGRYLTKTRKTWYKIEKRKPAPILFGVFSRGRLKVIRNFTTAINFTCFHSFYPNKFGEQFINKLFVYLLSDIGQEIIKINKRSYGDELDKFEPRDLNDSLCPSQKQFEMISDEDAEEVISIAQNDHKKAILMSNALIKRLMDSQQCAAPDGNSAAP, from the coding sequence ATGCGTGAGTTAAAATATATAGCTGAAACTCCACTTAATCATAGGAAGGATTACGGTCAGTTTTTTACACCTATGTGCGTTGCTCGCCTCATGGTACAGTGGGTTTTAAAAGATAATCCAGAAACAGTATTAGACCCAGCGTTTGGCTTAGGCGTTTTTTATGATGAAGCAATAAAAATACCTTCAGGTAATCAAGTACATTTCATTGGATATGAGATTGATAGAAATATATTTGAGTTTCTCAATCGTAATGGTGACAGTCCTTATTTGAGAGTTATCAATAGTGATTACCTCGAAGCTGAAACTGAAAAATTTGACGGTATCATTTGTAATCCACCATATATGCGATTTCAGAAATTTCTTAAGCGTCATGATATATTACCAAAAATTGAAGAAAAAATAGGGAAGAAACTTATCGGTTACTCTAATATCTCTTCCGTATTCCTTGTCAAGTCTTTAAGAGAACTTAAAATCAATGGTAACTTGGCATATATTATGCCTTTTGAGTTTTTTAATACTGGCTACGGACAAGAAATCAAAAAAAGTCTCCTTGAAAATCATTTATTGAAGCAAATAATAATCTTTGACAATGAAAAAGAAATTTTCCCAGAGGCAACGACAACTGTTTGTGTGCTTCTTTGTAAAAATGACGGAAAAAAAGAAACCATTAAAATTTTACAGATCAAAAAAAGTGATGAAATAGATAAAATATCTGATATTAGTAAATTCTATCAGTGGGAAATCGAACCATCGAATTTACCATACAACCAAAAGTGGACACCTATTATTTCATCATTGTTCACTGAACAAGTATCTCCAAATGGCTTCTGTAAGTTGTCCCTATACGGTACGTTTACGAGAGGTATTGCTACTGGCGCAAATGAATTTTTTGCGTTAAAAAAATCAAAAATTGAGCAACGGAAGTTGAGTGATAATAATATTTGTAAGTGTATTACAAAAAGCTCTCAAATCCGCAAAGCAATATTTACTGAGCATGATTTTAATATACTATACAATGAGGATAAGCCAGTCCATTGTTTAGATGTAAAAGACCACGACAACTCCGAAATACGAAATTACATAAAAGAAGGCGAAAAATTGGGATACCATGGGAGGTATCTTACAAAAACAAGGAAGACTTGGTACAAAATTGAAAAGAGAAAACCGGCTCCAATTTTATTCGGAGTCTTTAGCAGGGGCAGGTTAAAAGTAATACGCAATTTCACAACAGCAATAAATTTTACCTGCTTTCATTCCTTTTATCCAAATAAATTCGGAGAACAATTTATTAATAAATTATTTGTGTATTTGCTCAGTGATATTGGACAGGAAATAATAAAAATCAATAAACGAAGTTATGGTGATGAATTAGACAAGTTTGAACCAAGGGATTTGAATGATAGCTTATGTCCAAGCCAGAAACAATTTGAAATGATCAGTGATGAAGATGCTGAAGAAGTAATTAGTATTGCACAAAATGATCACAAAAAAGCAATTCTCATGAGTAATGCTCTGATCAAAAGACTTATGGACTCCCAACAATGCGCTGCACCAGACGGCAATTCCGCCGCACCCTAA
- a CDS encoding energy-coupling factor ABC transporter ATP-binding protein, whose product MTIKVKDLWFSWPNGKSVLNGCSLQVPRGEFWMLLGTNGSGKSTLLRLLAGLLKPSRGEIEIPNPLGFVFQNPDHQLVMPTVGADVAFGLVSEGLSTPAIRARVRESLGAVNLLEMEKRPIYALSGGQKQRIAIAGALARHCEVLLFDEPTALLDGDTQLELVSQVQKLVKNRGITALWVTHRLDELDYSDGAFLLEGGKVTDRGNPLELKARLLASAAGES is encoded by the coding sequence ATGACTATAAAAGTAAAAGATCTCTGGTTTAGCTGGCCGAATGGGAAATCAGTATTAAATGGCTGCTCTTTGCAAGTTCCCAGAGGGGAATTTTGGATGTTGTTGGGGACAAATGGCAGCGGTAAATCAACCCTGCTGCGGCTCTTAGCGGGATTATTAAAACCTAGTCGCGGGGAAATAGAGATACCTAACCCCCTCGGTTTTGTTTTTCAAAATCCCGACCATCAGTTAGTTATGCCAACAGTGGGGGCAGATGTGGCTTTTGGGTTGGTATCCGAGGGTTTATCCACGCCAGCAATTCGGGCCCGGGTGAGGGAATCCCTAGGGGCGGTGAATTTATTAGAAATGGAAAAACGACCGATCTATGCTCTCAGTGGCGGACAAAAGCAAAGAATCGCCATTGCGGGGGCTTTAGCTCGTCATTGCGAGGTTTTGCTCTTTGATGAACCCACCGCCCTTTTGGATGGGGATACTCAGTTAGAATTAGTCTCTCAAGTGCAGAAATTGGTCAAAAACCGGGGGATTACGGCCCTTTGGGTGACGCACCGCCTTGATGAATTGGATTACAGCGATGGAGCATTTTTGTTAGAGGGGGGCAAGGTAACGGATCGGGGAAATCCCCTAGAATTAAAAGCGAGATTATTGGCCAGTGCGGCGGGAGAATCCTAA
- a CDS encoding NYN domain-containing protein translates to MLNSSDRSLLLVDGYNVIGAWSSLKKISDRHGLEPARDKLIETLIGYTHHQGYQTQIVFDSYFQDTPGSQERYTNHLSVYFTAHAQTADTYIEKTCADFWYNRAPAIGRIIVATSDNAQKMTVMGYGAQWISAQRLEIEVDLTGRRLRKSQSSSQSPKGRFLFHSLDAQVQQKLEKMRHGI, encoded by the coding sequence ATGCTTAATTCTTCCGATCGTTCTCTCCTGCTGGTTGACGGCTACAACGTCATCGGCGCTTGGTCGTCCCTGAAAAAAATCAGCGATCGCCATGGTCTCGAACCGGCGCGAGACAAGTTAATTGAAACCCTAATCGGTTACACCCACCATCAGGGTTATCAAACCCAAATCGTCTTCGATTCCTACTTTCAAGACACCCCCGGCAGCCAGGAACGCTACACTAACCATTTATCGGTTTATTTTACCGCTCACGCTCAAACCGCCGACACCTATATCGAGAAAACCTGCGCCGATTTTTGGTACAATCGCGCCCCGGCTATCGGACGCATTATCGTCGCTACCTCTGATAATGCCCAAAAAATGACCGTTATGGGTTATGGGGCCCAGTGGATTTCCGCTCAACGTCTGGAAATCGAGGTGGATTTAACCGGTCGTCGTCTGAGAAAATCCCAGAGTTCTTCTCAAAGTCCCAAAGGGCGTTTTTTATTCCATTCTCTCGATGCTCAGGTGCAACAGAAATTAGAGAAAATGCGCCACGGAATTTAG
- the sfsA gene encoding DNA/RNA nuclease SfsA has product MTSLLVHTYPSLVKGILIKRYKRFFAEIQLDNGELITAHCANTGPMTDVCVEGQLVYLSRSDNPKRKLAYTWEMIQLGETWVGVNTNLPNQVVKNALLQGVFPDLVKNDTEVRSEVAYGQNNGSRIDFLLSHGDNSLTYIEVKNTTWNQGETALFPDTVTTRGQKHLQELMALLPAAEAIMLYFINRGDCDRFAPGDSKDAKYGQLLRQAVAKGVKVLPCRFQVTPTGINYLGLAQLQL; this is encoded by the coding sequence ATGACTTCCTTGTTGGTTCACACATACCCTTCTCTTGTCAAGGGTATTTTAATTAAACGTTACAAACGCTTTTTTGCCGAGATACAATTGGACAACGGAGAATTAATTACGGCCCATTGCGCTAATACCGGACCGATGACGGATGTATGCGTAGAAGGTCAACTGGTTTATCTTTCTCGCAGTGATAACCCGAAGCGAAAATTAGCTTACACCTGGGAGATGATTCAACTGGGGGAGACTTGGGTGGGAGTTAATACCAATCTTCCTAATCAGGTGGTGAAAAATGCCCTGTTGCAAGGGGTTTTTCCCGATTTGGTCAAAAATGACACCGAGGTGCGATCGGAAGTGGCCTACGGTCAAAATAATGGCAGTAGAATTGATTTTCTTTTGAGCCATGGGGATAATTCTCTCACCTATATCGAGGTCAAAAATACCACTTGGAATCAGGGAGAAACGGCACTTTTTCCCGATACTGTCACCACGCGGGGACAGAAGCATTTACAGGAATTAATGGCTTTATTGCCGGCAGCGGAAGCGATTATGCTCTACTTTATCAATCGGGGTGATTGTGACCGATTTGCTCCGGGGGATAGTAAAGATGCTAAATACGGGCAGTTATTGCGTCAAGCAGTGGCTAAAGGAGTCAAGGTTTTACCCTGTCGCTTCCAAGTGACACCCACGGGAATTAATTATTTAGGTTTAGCACAATTGCAACTGTGA
- a CDS encoding orange carotenoid-binding protein — protein MPFTIESARSIFPNTLSADVVPATIARFNQLNTEDQLALIWFAYLEMGKTITVAAPGAASMVFAEKTMNEIRQMSPLQQSQVMCDLANHADTPICRTYGTWSANIKLGFWYQLGQWMEDGSVAPIPKGYQLSANASAVLDGIKKLESGQQITVLRNCVVDMGYDPKKLGDYNRISEPVVPPQNVAERTKVSIEGVTNATVLNYMDNLNANDFDVLIELFTPDGALQPPFQRPIVGKEAVYRFFREECQNLKLIPERGVVEPADDGFTQIKVTGKVQTPWFGAGVGMNMAWRFLLTPDNKIFFVAIDLLASPKELLNFARG, from the coding sequence ATGCCGTTTACGATCGAATCAGCGCGGAGCATTTTCCCCAACACGCTATCAGCGGATGTGGTTCCCGCCACGATTGCGCGTTTCAATCAGCTGAATACCGAAGATCAACTAGCCTTGATTTGGTTTGCCTATCTAGAAATGGGCAAAACCATCACCGTTGCCGCCCCCGGCGCTGCTAGTATGGTGTTTGCCGAAAAAACCATGAATGAAATTCGGCAGATGTCTCCCCTGCAACAGTCGCAGGTGATGTGCGACTTAGCCAACCATGCTGACACCCCGATTTGTCGTACCTACGGCACTTGGTCTGCTAACATCAAACTGGGATTCTGGTACCAATTAGGACAATGGATGGAAGATGGCAGTGTTGCCCCAATTCCCAAGGGTTATCAACTATCTGCTAATGCCAGCGCCGTTTTAGACGGGATTAAAAAATTAGAGTCGGGACAACAAATCACGGTTCTGCGGAATTGTGTGGTGGATATGGGCTACGATCCCAAGAAACTGGGCGATTATAACCGTATTTCCGAACCCGTGGTTCCTCCCCAAAATGTTGCCGAACGGACTAAAGTTAGCATTGAAGGCGTTACCAATGCCACCGTCCTCAACTATATGGACAACCTCAACGCTAACGACTTTGATGTATTAATTGAATTATTCACCCCTGACGGCGCTCTGCAACCACCTTTCCAACGTCCCATCGTCGGTAAAGAGGCAGTATATCGCTTTTTCCGCGAAGAATGCCAAAATTTGAAATTAATCCCCGAACGCGGTGTAGTGGAACCCGCCGATGACGGTTTTACTCAGATTAAAGTGACGGGAAAAGTACAAACCCCCTGGTTTGGTGCGGGTGTGGGTATGAATATGGCATGGCGCTTCCTCCTAACTCCTGATAATAAAATTTTCTTCGTAGCGATCGATTTATTAGCTTCTCCGAAAGAATTATTAAACTTTGCCCGTGGCTAA
- a CDS encoding alpha/beta hydrolase → MFKNLLLPLGISIFLGVCQSLSAAESAIIKYHIFQGSVSVSELKQLSETGELAPALASQLKMANQKPEEFRKILNRRVAVDAVFLSKFLNSFFGESLLDYAAEIVHTPNRAASRQALRGALVTSALNDNEIQVIEVLDNYPTSEVHVDGNRLLDLINQIESVLKKMPRLPF, encoded by the coding sequence ATGTTCAAAAATCTTTTACTTCCCCTAGGAATATCTATCTTTCTCGGTGTTTGTCAGTCTTTGTCAGCCGCCGAATCAGCTATCATCAAATACCACATCTTCCAAGGGTCCGTATCGGTATCAGAATTAAAGCAATTGAGCGAAACAGGCGAATTAGCCCCCGCTTTAGCGTCACAATTAAAGATGGCTAACCAAAAACCCGAAGAATTCCGCAAAATCCTTAATCGTCGGGTAGCGGTGGATGCCGTCTTTCTTTCCAAATTTCTTAATAGTTTTTTTGGCGAAAGTTTGCTAGACTACGCCGCCGAAATTGTCCACACCCCCAATCGAGCCGCTAGTCGGCAAGCTTTACGCGGTGCTTTAGTCACTTCTGCCCTCAACGATAACGAGATTCAAGTCATCGAAGTCCTCGATAATTATCCCACCAGCGAGGTTCATGTGGATGGCAATCGTCTGCTGGATTTAATCAACCAAATTGAATCAGTATTGAAAAAAATGCCCCGTTTACCTTTCTGA
- a CDS encoding DNA adenine methylase, with amino-acid sequence MTTSLSQRKTVSGKPFLKWAGGKTQLVPNILSLINSQISQDCQFNYIEPFVGGGAVLFSVLNNFSPVQKVIINDINPDLIMAYNVIKDNVKELIVKLKKIQQDFYELKNLEEQQKFFLDKRIEFNSPSCDDCLEKTVLLLFLNKTCFNGLYRVNSKGLFNVPFGKYVKPLICNEENLLAVNHHLQKVTILQGDFVQTLNYANNKTLFYFDPPYKPITKTSAFTSYTKEDFNDEEQIRLKQFIDRVDQAGYKFILSNSDVKNFDSDNNFFDDLYKDYNIQRVKARRNINSQGNNRGEIWELLINN; translated from the coding sequence ATGACCACTTCTTTGTCTCAAAGGAAAACAGTTAGCGGCAAACCTTTTTTAAAGTGGGCGGGAGGCAAAACTCAACTGGTTCCTAATATTCTATCTTTAATTAATTCCCAGATTTCTCAAGATTGTCAGTTTAACTACATTGAACCTTTTGTCGGAGGTGGGGCGGTTTTATTCTCAGTTTTAAATAACTTTTCTCCTGTTCAAAAAGTTATTATTAATGACATTAATCCTGATTTAATCATGGCTTATAATGTTATTAAAGATAATGTCAAAGAATTAATAGTAAAGCTTAAAAAAATTCAGCAGGATTTTTATGAACTTAAAAATCTAGAGGAACAACAAAAGTTTTTTTTGGATAAAAGAATAGAATTTAATTCTCCCAGCTGCGATGACTGTCTAGAAAAAACAGTTTTGTTATTATTTCTCAATAAAACTTGTTTTAATGGACTTTATAGAGTCAATAGCAAAGGACTCTTTAATGTCCCTTTTGGAAAATATGTCAAACCGTTGATCTGCAATGAAGAAAACTTATTAGCTGTCAACCATCATTTACAAAAAGTAACGATCCTACAAGGAGATTTTGTCCAAACCCTAAACTATGCCAATAACAAGACTTTATTTTATTTTGATCCTCCCTATAAACCGATTACAAAAACATCAGCTTTTACCTCTTATACTAAAGAAGATTTTAACGATGAGGAGCAAATAAGATTAAAACAATTTATCGATCGAGTGGATCAGGCCGGTTATAAATTTATTTTAAGTAATTCCGACGTTAAAAACTTTGACTCTGACAATAATTTTTTTGATGATTTATATAAAGATTATAATATTCAAAGGGTAAAAGCTCGACGAAATATTAATTCCCAGGGGAATAATAGGGGAGAAATCTGGGAATTACTGATCAATAATTGA
- a CDS encoding type II toxin-antitoxin system YafQ family toxin, with protein MTKLILSSSFKRAFKVIIKSRPDLKSKIEAKLRLLAEDPYNPILRTHKLKGKLSGAWACSVEYDCRIVFCFEQNQETLQEEINLIDIGTHDQVY; from the coding sequence ATGACTAAATTAATTCTAAGCTCATCCTTTAAACGAGCTTTTAAGGTAATCATTAAAAGCCGACCCGATTTAAAAAGCAAAATTGAGGCTAAATTAAGATTACTTGCTGAGGATCCCTATAATCCTATATTACGCACTCATAAACTTAAAGGAAAATTATCAGGAGCTTGGGCTTGTTCGGTTGAATATGATTGTCGTATTGTCTTTTGCTTTGAGCAAAATCAAGAAACCTTGCAAGAAGAAATCAATTTAATCGATATTGGAACTCATGATCAAGTATATTAA
- a CDS encoding type II toxin-antitoxin system HicB family antitoxin, with the protein MKGEFTAIIEAATEGGYWAICPEIPGANGQGETIEEAKESLKNRHSCKR; encoded by the coding sequence ATGAAAGGGGAGTTTACTGCTATCATTGAAGCGGCAACAGAAGGGGGATACTGGGCGATTTGTCCTGAAATCCCAGGTGCAAATGGTCAAGGAGAAACCATTGAAGAAGCCAAGGAAAGCTTAAAAAATAGGCACTCATGCAAGAGGTAG
- a CDS encoding DALR anticodon-binding domain-containing protein, whose product MNFICNHPSIEHCLKQQLINIFPENNHKLTFYRCPKTDSILYRSPLFYYFTPAQCQTIFNHLIALFPQIQLREGWLELLLDQQFLSFWLLKLNDLIDKFFWDQLPLHPEGEFFFLFQYTHARYSSLLQLLNREKIRLTESEPLSWHHPAEIALILQILTVCDCWESQKLYPLTANFCEAMLNFERNCRIIGESAPIQRSRLILISVSQKLLNCLLRQKWQLLPMTEL is encoded by the coding sequence ATGAATTTTATCTGCAATCATCCCTCGATCGAGCATTGCTTAAAACAACAATTAATTAATATTTTTCCAGAAAACAACCATAAATTAACTTTCTATCGTTGCCCAAAAACTGATAGTATCCTCTATCGTTCACCTCTGTTTTATTATTTTACGCCCGCTCAATGTCAAACCATATTTAACCATTTAATCGCCCTTTTTCCGCAAATTCAGCTTAGGGAAGGATGGCTAGAATTATTATTAGATCAGCAATTTTTGTCCTTTTGGTTACTGAAACTAAACGATTTAATTGATAAATTTTTCTGGGATCAGCTTCCTCTCCATCCCGAAGGAGAATTTTTCTTTTTATTTCAATATACCCACGCTCGCTATTCTAGTTTGTTACAACTGCTCAATCGGGAAAAAATTAGATTAACCGAGTCTGAACCATTATCCTGGCATCATCCCGCCGAAATAGCCTTAATCCTGCAAATTTTAACCGTTTGTGATTGTTGGGAAAGCCAGAAACTCTATCCCTTAACTGCGAATTTTTGCGAAGCGATGCTCAATTTTGAGCGTAACTGTCGCATTATCGGAGAATCGGCCCCAATTCAGCGATCGAGATTAATCCTGATTAGCGTCAGTCAAAAACTACTTAACTGTCTTCTCCGTCAAAAATGGCAACTGCTGCCGATGACGGAACTTTGA
- the psaK gene encoding photosystem I reaction center subunit PsaK codes for MIPSALLLATAQTIPWNLSVGITMTLANLVAFVIGYFAIQNTGAGPALPLPQLASKKSFGLPELLATMSFGHILGAGLVLGLSNAGIL; via the coding sequence ATGATCCCTTCCGCCTTACTTTTAGCCACCGCTCAAACCATTCCCTGGAATTTATCCGTCGGGATTACCATGACGTTAGCTAACCTAGTAGCCTTCGTTATCGGTTATTTTGCTATCCAAAATACTGGGGCCGGCCCTGCTTTACCCTTGCCGCAGTTAGCCTCGAAAAAAAGCTTCGGTCTGCCGGAATTATTGGCTACCATGAGTTTTGGCCATATTCTCGGTGCGGGACTGGTTCTCGGTCTTTCTAACGCGGGTATTCTCTAA